The sequence CTATGCTGAAAAAAGGGtcacttcagaaaaaatttgaaaaagaaataatattttttttttataaaatacagtgaaacccttcaatagccctcccttctatagcctttccaaGAATTAACGCCGCGCCGCAGATTGGTGTAAAAGGTGCTGCGCGGAGTGCGCGGGCCTGCAGTTGTCACTCTGgcaagcactcaggcgtgaacaaaccaaagcggaacgggctataatgagttagttctaaTCCACCGTCAACTCCAAAATcagcactatagaagagtttaactgtacttgatattttaaatttatttatttaaaattttaatatttcatgataataatttttcttttagataagTATGGAAACAGGCGAGGAATTAACTCACAAGCAGCttctagaaaacagtttaaaACTAGCAAAAGCTCTAGAAAAACAGGGCTTAAGATTAAATGACCGAATTGGAATTTGCAgtgagaataatttaaatttcgcaaTAGCAGCTTTCTCCAGCATTTTCTTGGGCACGACAATTTGTCCTCTGAGTCCATTTTACACTGAAAGAGAATTGATTCACACGATGAAAATTTCCAAGCCAACATACATTTTCGTCTCAATTTCGTGTTTGcctagaatgaaaaaaattgtaaaggatttgCCCTGgtctacaaatttaattcttctcCAACCGAACCTTTCGAATTCagaaattcctaatatttcaggtttaatttctaaaattccaaatTCAGAATCGAGAAATTTTAGACTGCCAGAAATCGACATAGAAAATCACGTTTTATTAATTTCTGCTTCGAGTGGAACCACAGGACTTCCAAAAGGTGTGATGTTGactcataaaaatattttgactatGATTCAACAGTACGATGAATGTAAAGTTCCTGTTACGCGAGTCAATGGAACAATGTTGGGACTAATGCCATTTTCCCACGCTTACGGATTCTGTCTTTTAATGACAGTTTTTGCATTTGGAGCGACCCAAATTATCATctctaaatttgaagaaaacattttCCTGAAGGCTATTGAAAAATATAGGATTCAAGTTTTGAATTTGGCACCACCACTTTTAGTGTTTTTGGCCAAAAGTCCAATTGTGGATAAATACGACTTGTCGTCTGTAACAAGAGTATCGTGAGTAAAATATTTACACTTCTATACCCTGCTGGTAGTAGAAATATTAATAGAGagatagtaaaatattttctttgatggGTAAAAGATAGGATGGGATAGAGAAAAGGTGCTTGATGAAGAGAGACATGAATTTTGATTAGCAAAGATCTAGGAAAGTATTGACATGAATAGATAAAAAGGATAGGACCAGATTTAGATTAGATTGATTTAGATTACCATAGAAATAGGAAAATATATACATGGATAGAAGTAGAATACGACTGAATAGAGAAAAGAGGAATAAAAAAGATATacgggaatttagattgacaaagaaaTAGAGAAATATTGATGTGGATAGGTAAAGGATAGGAAAGAGAGGATTCAAAATGATAGACTTAAACTTCAAATGACAGAAAGATAGTAAAAGACTGAGATGGATAGATATAGGAGAGTATAAGATAGAAAAGATGGGATGGAAAGAGATAgacacaaatttaaattaacacaGAGGTAGTAAATGGTTGAAGTTGATAGAATAGGATAGGAGGAGATAAAGAAGAAGAGATGGAAAAAGGTAAACGggaattcagattttttaaaaatagaagaatattgACATAGTTGGATAAAGGGTAGGATGAGATAGAAAATATGGGATGGAAAGAGATGGGCGTAAATTTAGATTGACTGGGAGATGGTTAAAGATTAACGATGGTAGATGAAGTATAGAATAATatagaggagattgaaaaagatagacgtgaatttaaaGTGACGGtgcaatagaaaaatattgacgtggataTATAAAGGAGaggataatatagaaaaaatgggattgaaaaagataggcgtaaattttgattaaaagagagATAATTTAAGATTGACGCAGATTGATGTAGTATAGGTTAAGATAGAGAATAGGGTATTGAGTAAGATGAACGGGAATTTAGATTGAacgagagatagaaaaatattgacttggATAGATATAGGAAAGAATATAAGATAGAAAAGAAGGGATTGAAAAGGATAGATGGAAATTAAAATTGACAGAAAGATGGTAAAAGATTGACATATATAGATGGAGGATAGGACGAGATAGAGAAGAGAGAATTGCAAAAGATAGACAAGAATTTAGATTGACTAAGAGGTAGAAAATGATAAACGTTGATAGTATTAGAGTACGATTAGATAGAGGAAACGAGAAAGATAATAAAAGATTGACGTCGGTAGATGTAGGTTTGAATAAGAAAGAGATGAGGGTATTGAAAGAGAAACGCGTGAATTTAGATTAACAAAGAGATAGTAAAAGATAGATGGAATTTTATattgacagagagatagaaaaagattggcATGGATAGATAAAGGGGGGATAATACAGAAAATAGGGGATGCCAATAGATAGACATAAATTTATTGACAGAGAGATGGTAAAAGAATTACGTTTTTCAACATAGGATAGGACGAGATAAAGAAGAGGAGATTCGAAAAGGTAGACGGGAATTTGGAttgatataaaattagaaaaataatgacCGGGCTGGATAAAGGATAGAATAAGATAGAaaaaagggattaaaaaagatagaagaaaattaaaattcatagagAGATAGTAAAATATTAACAtagatagataaaggataggataatATAGAGAAGAGGGAATTGCAATAGATAGACGTGAATTCAGATTAACAAAGAAGTAGGAAAAAATAGACGTTGATAGACGTAGGGTGCGataagatggagaaaaaagatTGTAAACGTTAAACGAGAATTAAGATTCGAAGAGACACAGAAAAATATTGACGTATATAGATCAAGGATAGAATAAGATAGAAAAGAAGGGATGGAAAAAAATAGAAGCAAATTAAAATTGagggaattgaaaaagatagacgtgaatttagattaacaaaaagatagaaaaagatacacgggaatttagattgacagagagatagaaaaatgtTGACGTGAATAGATAAAGGATAGAATATAAGATAGAAaggatagaaaaaaataaaaatcgtcagaaatataataaaagattTACGTAGATAGAGGAAggatgcactgaaaaaaatggttagttgggccaattatttagtttgtaaggaatggtactgctattttgtaATTTGGGACAAcaatttacttagttgctggtactaactaaTTAGTCacggcaactaatggaattgttgtacgaGCTattaaaatagcagtaccatatctttctaactaaaaatgataggagatgggattaaaaaagatgacttgaatttagattaacaaagatattgaaaaagatagacaggACTTTAGATTAATAGAGACATAGAAAAGAATAGAATAAGCTAGAAAAGAAGGGTTTGTAAAAGATAAAACTGAAATCAAATTTgacagaaataaagaaaaagattgaCGTAGATAGATAACGGATCGGATAAGATAAAGAAGAGGGGATTGagaaagatagacgtgaattcaGATTGACAAAGAGACAGAAAAATATAGATGGGAATTTtaattgacaaagagatagaaaaatattgacgagTATAGATAAATAATAGAATATAAGATAGAATAGAAGTGAATGAAAAGTATAgaagcaaattaaaattgatagaaaGATAGTAAAAGATTGACGTAGATATAGATAAAGGGTAgggtgagatagagaagaggggattgaaaaagatagacgtgaatttaaattgacaaaaagatagaaaaaaatagacgagaatttagattgacagagagatagaaaTTATTGACATGTATATATAAAGTATGAAATAAGATAAAACAGAAGGAATCGAAAAAGATAGAAGCGAaattaaaatggacaaaaataaagtaaaagattgACGTAGATAATTAAAGGATAGGATAAAatagagaagaggagattgagaaagatagacgtgaatttagattgacaaagagatataAAAAGATAGATAGGAATTTTAattgacagagagatagaaaaatattgacgagAATAGAAGATAGAAaagaagagattaaaaaagataaactcaaattaaaattgaCAGAAGGATAGTAAAAGATTGTCGTAGATGGATGAAGGATAGGATGAGACAGATAAGGGtgttagaaaaagatagacgggaatttaCATTaataaagagatagaaaaatatggaCGTGGATAAATAAAGGAGAGGATTAGATAGAAAAGATGGGATAAAGTAGAATCTCGATTCACAGAgagataacaaaataattatgtgGATAGATAAATGATAGGAAAGCATAGAGAAGAGGGGATAGATAGGAAAGATGGGATCCCTATACTTTTGCTTCTAATAAGGTATGCTATCAAAATAAAAGTacataaactttgaaaataagaATATGTTTGTAAGAAAGTAATAGCATTTTGGAAATTGTTTGTATCCTTTAGGTAATATTTGTTCCAATTAAATGATGTAAAAATTCAAGAACTGTGAGTAGaaacaatttcttaagaaaaaaagcgTGTTTTATTAGGAGTTGTTATATTTAGTTGGTTGGTGGAAATGTTCTGTAAAAGCTTAACATTGTAACATAACATTATTCAAACTgagtttatttatttcataactcagataaaactattttatatcTGTTACATAACCGCAGTATtacgaaaaatgatttaaaattctttcatgtTTAGTTTTGTATATGTAGCAGAACGTTGTTGCGTTGACGTTATGGACTTCTGTTACAAATTTATTCTATAATAATCTAAGAGCTGTAAcgagaaaattcaatttagatttgataataatttaaattcatatcaTTAAAAATGTCGGTTTTGTTACAGATCTGTTACAAAATTGTTAcagattgtttatttatttcaattcaattaaaattaatctttataatttaaaatttgttaccaGTAAATTGAAGTGAGTTAATCAACATTTAAAATGAACctagatatttaaattaaatgctgttattattaataagaagTTATCAGAGAAAATTACAATGAGCGcgctattaatatttttctgttccATATATTTTACGCATTTTTGTTCAATATCTATTGCAAAAAAGttacatgtattttatttgatacAGTAAGGCTGTTATATAAGTATTACAGTTTTCTTTCCGAATAGTTACCAAATCGTTACAAAGTTTTCTGGGATGTTATTTACAGTATAGTTACTTTTATAGttaatataaaatacaatttcacgaatataaaaataagaaagtggacaaataaatcattaaaacaatCAGGAGAGTAGTGTCATATCACTGGTAGTATACCTAGAATAACACGATGACACTGGTTTTGTTCCGAGCTAAATAGTAGTAAACCAGGACTGGTTATTTACCGACAGACAATAATGTTTCGAGTTTGCTCTAAGATGCCACCAGTCAGTAATGTATATGCCCTCCTAACCGATATTAATTACCTCTTTATCTGGTAAAGTAGGGATCTGACCGAAATTTTTACCGCCTTTGATGATGTAGGTTTCAACTTTATCGACCAAGACTTTAGGTTCCCATGAAGGTGGCTAATGGGGCTAGGGGAATCCCCAAATTCTAGAACTTTCTAGAAGTATAGTTTCTTAGACGAGAAATCTCTAGTATTTCTGATTATTATGTTTGATTTTACAGATCTGGAGCTGCTCCATTGTCAGTAGAAATTGAGGAGGccgtaaaaaaaagattcaagctTCCTTTTATTCGTAATAGTTATGGATTGACTGAAACAACTCTAGGTGTACTCTATGTCCCAGACAATTTTAAAAAGGGAAGCATTGGAATTCTACATCTAGGAGTATCAGGTTTATAAActgaagtttattttaaattcaaaagcataagttttgaacaaaaaacggaagaattaaattttcagtcagaaaattaattttgattcaagaaaaaagcaatttttaacaaaatagtagaattttcaataagaaacagttgaagtaaaaaagagaaatttccagaaaattagtTGAGTCCTCAGCCATAACAGAGCAATCTTTAAATCTAAAAGGGaattcaataaaagagttaaattttcaactaagaaagatttttcagtcaataaaaaaagaaaaacttatttaaaaagttgtatattcaacaaaaaatattaatgttctaacAAGACAATTGAATATGAACCCAAAAAACgagttatcaaccaaaaaatttcatatccATATCTTTGGTTggtaatttaacgattttattttttttaaaaacacacaattttattgttgaaaatttattttgctcactgaatcaaaaaagttaatttctaacaacaaaaaagctacattttcaacaaaatacatcaattttcaactaaaaaatataaatattcgacGAAGAATGGTATTCCATTTATCgtcgaatatttatatttttgagtttgttaattcttaacttattttgaattttccggCCCATTTCAAAGGAATATGATAAACGCTATCAGAATCGAATATTTCACTTAAGTCAAAAGTGTAAAACTTGCcttatttcaattatatttggtcaatagttaaattatcaattaagaaagtgaatttttaactaaaattatggatcttgaacaacaacaaaataaatttttaagcaaatatttaaatttgcaacccaaaactttaattttgtccCAAAAAGTCCAATGTTcaaatacaaaatacattttcaacaaaaaatatagaatagttaattttctaccgaaaaaagacgaatttccaaccaaattgtttaatttttaacaaaacaaatgaatttttaaccacagtttTTGTGGTAGTAAAACATGTCGCATATGTGTGAAACTCAACATACTATATTGTCCAGATCGCTCTATAAGATGAAGTCAAAATAATTGCTCTCTTACcaggaaattcaatatggcggcatttgtaacaaaaaatacggaaaaatttaagacaaaaaatttttgcTGCTGGATTTCGTATCGAACAATTTTTTCCATGCAAGAAAATTAGTGCACAAACATattaaactttcgaaaaattgaaaacaacaactttgaaattcaagatgGATGTCTCAAcatggcgaatttaaaaaaaagaaattgttatttctaCCCTCAAGTGACAACCTATATATTTCTTTCATGGTTTTCTGGTTCTTGTTACAAATCTGGCCgcgaaattgcaaaattaatttgtttaaactatttgtttaaacacattATTCCGAAGAATTACATTGTTCACATGATGAATATGCTTTCCATGGTTTTTGGGTCCGCTGAGTGCAAATCTcgcgtaaaattttcaaaatcaatttgtttaaacaatttttttacaaattgttgcaatattgaagTTTTTGCAAGATGCATATGCTTTCGTTGGTTTTTGTGTCCATTGAGTACGAACCTGGCGTCAGATTTGCAAAATCAatctgttaaaacaattttttaacaaatcgttgCAATATTCCCTTCTGTCAGCCACCGCATTTGACGTttagcataaaataaaaaataaaactggtaattttaaaaacaaaaaaaaacaagaaaacaaaataaaaaagtatacaaaaaaaaatcaaaatgaacaaaaaaaatatctatcCTTCAACTTCCACGCGGTAATAGTTGGTAAACGTCAAATACGGCGGCTGACAGAAgggaatattgcaacaatttgttaaaaaattgttttaacacatAGATTTTGCGAATCTGACGCCAGATTTGTACTCAGGGGACACAAAAGCCAATGAAAGCATATGTATCTTGCAAAAACTTCAATATTGcaacagtttgttaaaaaatagttttaaaaattgtttaagcacaTTAATTTTGCCAATTTAACGTCAGATTCGTACTCAGCGGACCTAAAACCCATGAAAAGCATATGCATCTTCTGAACAATCTAATTCTtcggaataatttgtttaaacaaatagtttaaacaaattaattttacaatttcgcgGCGAAATTTGTAATAAGTGACtggaaaaactattaaaaatatatataggtTGTTTGACTAATAGTCAAATTTGTTTCCGTCACTTGGGAGTAgtaataacaatttctttttttttattcgccaTTTTGAGACACCCATCTTGAATTTCGaagttgttgttttaaatttttcgaaatttcaatatgtttatGCACTTTTGTGAACCAATTTTgttgcttgaaaaaaaattttcgatacgAAATCcagcagaaaaattttttgtcttaaatttttccgtgttttttgtcataaatgccgccatattgaattttctggTGAACGAGCAATTATTTTGAGAACTTCATCTTGCAGAGCGGTCTTGAAAACATAAGTATGTTGAGTTTCAAACATGCGACATGTTTTATTACTACAACTTCATCAGCAAAGTTAAGCTTAGTTTTTCGGTCTTttgggcgttaatgggttaattttctaccaaacaagattcttttgtaacaaaatacatgagaattttcaaccaaatatttaaatttttaaaggaattttcaatctatttgttattaaatttttaaccagagaataaatttttgacaaaaaagataaattagtcattaaaaagatgaatatcctatcacagaagatgaattttcaacaaaatacagaaattttcaactaacgttaaattttcaaccaaacatggaatagttaaattttcatttaaaaaaatgtattgttagaAAAATagcgaaatagttcaattcgCAACAAAAGTTTTGTTTAACTAACATGATGAACCATCAacaaagagaaataaattttgaacgaaaaatgtatcagttgatattttaaccatggaagatttttattttaaaccaaaaacagttgaactaaaaaaagatcaacaaaatagatcaatcttcaacaaaaacagataaattttcaaccaaattcaaccaaaatttgtgacccaaatagacgaattttcaacaaaataatcaaattaacatTAATATAAGTTTATCTAAATTCCTTTACTCTGTAAGGTTTTCCCTGACATTGCCTGACTTTCCGtgaccagttttaaattccctgacttccTCTGACATTTTTGGATTCCCTCACATGTagcaatccttaaaaatatttatgattagtAATCAGAGTCATgcagtaaaattgttgaaaaaatctgcTTTCCCCAATAAttggttgattttaaaaaaaatctgattttgaattataaaaaaaataacttttcagcgAAGGTTGTGCCATTAGATGGGATTTCAAAAGAAGCTTTGGGACCAAATTGTGAAGGTGAATTATGTTTTAAAGGAGATAATATAATGAAAGGATATTGTTTGGATGAAAAAGCAACAAAAGCTGCAATAGACGAAGATGGTTTTTTACATACTGGAGATGTTGGATATTATGATGAAGatggatatttttttatcattgacAGAGTAAAAGAACTTATAAAATACAAGGGTTTCCAAGTTCCACCAGCAGAATTGGAATCAATTTTATTAACCCATCCAAAAATTAGAGATGCTGCAGTTGTTGGATTACCAGACGAATTTGCTGGAGAATTGCCTCTggcttttgtagttaaaaaagcTGGAGTCCAAATAAGAGctgaagaaattattaaatac comes from Belonocnema kinseyi isolate 2016_QV_RU_SX_M_011 chromosome 5, B_treatae_v1, whole genome shotgun sequence and encodes:
- the LOC117173054 gene encoding 4-coumarate--CoA ligase 1-like, yielding MKSNKNILSGPPFARKWNYKSVGDYYLKTVPQHGSATALISMETGEELTHKQLLENSLKLAKALEKQGLRLNDRIGICSENNLNFAIAAFSSIFLGTTICPLSPFYTERELIHTMKISKPTYIFVSISCLPRMKKIVKDLPWSTNLILLQPNLSNSEIPNISGLISKIPNSESRNFRLPEIDIENHVLLISASSGTTGLPKGVMLTHKNILTMIQQYDECKVPVTRVNGTMLGLMPFSHAYGFCLLMTVFAFGATQIIISKFEENIFLKAIEKYRIQVLNLAPPLLVFLAKSPIVDKYDLSSVTRVSSGAAPLSVEIEEAVKKRFKLPFIRNSYGLTETTLGVLYVPDNFKKGSIGILHLGVSAKVVPLDGISKEALGPNCEGELCFKGDNIMKGYCLDEKATKAAIDEDGFLHTGDVGYYDEDGYFFIIDRVKELIKYKGFQVPPAELESILLTHPKIRDAAVVGLPDEFAGELPLAFVVKKAGVQIRAEEIIKYVNERVSPQKRLRGGVRFIEAIPKNPSGKILRRELRNLLKSKL